CTGGAGCGGTTCGTGGAGGTCTTCCGCATCTGAAGGGACGTGTCGGCACAGCAGGGAGATGCGGATCTACCGACGTCTTCAAAACGGCATGGATGCTGGAAGTTCTTCCATCTATCGAGCCGTATGAAAGATGTTGGCGGGGCGTGTCGATTTCGCGGTGCCTCGTTCGACGTGTTGATAGAGCCGCGATGGAGCCGGGCGAAAGCCGCCCGGCGCGGGCTCCGAACCCCAATTGTACAGGAGAGGTCCCATGCGCTTCATGGTCATGGTCAAGGCGACCCCGGATTCCGAGGCGGGCGTGATGCCCAGCCAGGAGCTGCTCACCGAGATGGGCCAGTTCAACGAGGAGCTGGTGAAGGCCGGCGTCATGCTGGCCGGCGAGGGGCTGCACCCCAGCAGCAAGGGCGCGCGCGTCCGCTTCAGCGGCGACAAGCGCACGGTGATCGACGGGCCGTTCGCGGAGACGAAGGAGCTGGTCGCGGGCTTCTGGCTGCTGCAGGTGAAGAGCAAGGAAGAGGCGATCGAGTGGATCAAGCGCTGCCCGAACCCCATGCCCGGCGAGAGCGAGATCGAGATCCGCCAGGTGTTCGAGGCCGAGGACTTCGGCGACGCGCTCACGCCGGAGCTGCGCGAGGCCGAGGAGCGCCTCCGCGCCCAGTCCGCCGCACAGCAGCGGTAGCGCTCCAAACCGCGGACGCCACGCACTCCGCCGCCGCGCGCCCCGCGGCGGCGGGTGCCGTCGACCCCTCATGCATCCGCCGCGACGCCCGGCACCGCATCACCGCAGGTCACTTCCACCTCATCCCGAGAGAACCCCATGAAGCTCAACCCGTACCTCTTCTTCGGCGGCCGCTGCGACGAGGCGATCGATTTCTACCGCGGCGCGATCGGCGCGGAGCTGGAGATGGCCATGCGCTACAAGGACGGCCCGCAGAACTCCGATCACCCGCTGCCCGAGAACTGGGGCGAGAAGGTGATGCACGCCAGCCTGCGCATCCCCGGTGGCGACGCGCTGCTCTGCTCGGATGGTGACCAAGCCGGCGAGCCCACCTTCACCGGCTTCCAGCTCTCGCTGGAGACTGCGACGGACGAGGAGGCGGAGCGCGTCTTCGCGGCGCTGTCCGACGGCGGCAAGGTGACGCAGCCGCTCATCCACACCTTCTTCTCCTCGCGCTTCGGCATGGTGGAGGACCGCTTCGGCGTAGGTTGGATGATCACCGTCGCACAGGCGGCGTGATCCCGCGCCGCCCTGCATCTCCCGCGTGTTCGCAGACAAAGGCGCGGACGGGAGATGCGGGCGCGTCGGCGACCGTCTCGCAGGCGTGGGGACGCGGGCCGTCCGATGATGTCGATCTCGCGCCCGCTCGTTCGACGTGTGGGTAGGGACCGCTCCGGCCGGACGGCCGGGCATGCGGCCTCGAACCCTAAATGCAAGGGAAACAAGACGATGCGCTTCATGATGCTCTACAAGCCGGGCAGCGACCAGGAGAACGCCGGCCCGCCGTCGCCCGAGTGCATGGCCGCGCTGGGGCAGCTCGTCGAGGAGATGACCGCTCGCGGCGCCATGATCGCAAACGACGGGCTCCAGGCCAGCTCCAAGGGCGCCCGCGTGCGGATCGACGACGGGAAGGTGGTGGTGACCGACGGCCCGTTCACCGAGACGAAGGAGCTGATCGCCGGCTATGCGATCATGGAGGCGGCCGACAAGGCCGAGGCCATCGAGTTCGCCAGACGGTTCATCACGGTGATGGGCGAGGGCGAGACGGAGGTGCGGCAGATGCACGACGCGGCGGGCGGCGCGGACGACTGCGCGGCGGCGCATCTGGCGTCCG
This genomic window from Longimicrobiaceae bacterium contains:
- a CDS encoding YciI family protein; the encoded protein is MRFMMLYKPGSDQENAGPPSPECMAALGQLVEEMTARGAMIANDGLQASSKGARVRIDDGKVVVTDGPFTETKELIAGYAIMEAADKAEAIEFARRFITVMGEGETEVRQMHDAAGGADDCAAAHLASATA
- a CDS encoding YciI family protein, which encodes MRFMVMVKATPDSEAGVMPSQELLTEMGQFNEELVKAGVMLAGEGLHPSSKGARVRFSGDKRTVIDGPFAETKELVAGFWLLQVKSKEEAIEWIKRCPNPMPGESEIEIRQVFEAEDFGDALTPELREAEERLRAQSAAQQR
- a CDS encoding VOC family protein; the protein is MKLNPYLFFGGRCDEAIDFYRGAIGAELEMAMRYKDGPQNSDHPLPENWGEKVMHASLRIPGGDALLCSDGDQAGEPTFTGFQLSLETATDEEAERVFAALSDGGKVTQPLIHTFFSSRFGMVEDRFGVGWMITVAQAA